From the Candidatus Bathyarchaeota archaeon A05DMB-5 genome, one window contains:
- a CDS encoding 50S ribosomal protein L37ae, translating to MGKRTKKVGPTRGLGPRYGATVRKRYIKVITEMKKPHVCPRCGFSRVKRESVGVWKCKKCGFTFTGGAYTPTTKLGIVAKRVAKGAPLEEVVKATEEEAE from the coding sequence ATGGGAAAAAGAACTAAAAAGGTTGGGCCAACACGAGGACTTGGACCACGTTACGGCGCCACTGTTAGAAAGCGCTACATCAAGGTAATTACAGAAATGAAAAAGCCACACGTGTGCCCACGATGTGGATTTTCACGCGTCAAAAGAGAAAGCGTTGGCGTTTGGAAATGCAAAAAATGCGGATTCACTTTCACTGGTGGAGCATACACACCAACCACAAAACTTGGAATCGTAGCGAAACGCGTGGCTAAAGGGGCACCATTAGAGGAAGTTGTGAAAGCGACGGAAGAAGAAGCAGAGTAA
- a CDS encoding exosome complex protein Rrp42 gives MSSIITRVKQKQIAQLIAKGKRLDGRELTDYREIKLEQGLIERAEGSARVLLGKTEVMVGTKIETGEPFPDTPNEGVLTVNAELVPLASSTFEPGPPDENSIELARIVDRGIRESKAIDTEKLCIEPGEKVFVVFVDVYVLNHDGNLIDASALAAMAALLNTKMPNYEVEEGEVKLKSGYTPLPLKKRPITVTFAKINDKLIVDPCLEEEQVMDSRLSIAIDDDGNICALQKGGSGYFTQEQVFEAAKIAKEKAEEMRKKLKW, from the coding sequence ATGTCGTCAATAATCACACGAGTAAAACAGAAACAGATTGCGCAGTTAATCGCTAAAGGAAAACGCTTGGATGGTAGAGAATTAACAGACTACCGCGAAATAAAGTTAGAGCAAGGATTAATAGAACGTGCAGAAGGCTCGGCAAGGGTGTTGCTTGGAAAAACAGAAGTGATGGTGGGAACAAAAATTGAAACGGGTGAACCGTTTCCAGACACGCCGAACGAAGGAGTTTTAACAGTAAACGCTGAACTTGTGCCTTTAGCTTCATCAACTTTTGAACCCGGGCCACCAGACGAAAACTCCATTGAACTTGCAAGAATTGTCGACAGAGGAATAAGAGAATCAAAAGCTATTGACACAGAAAAACTTTGCATCGAACCCGGCGAAAAAGTGTTTGTCGTTTTCGTTGATGTTTATGTGCTTAATCACGATGGAAACTTGATAGATGCTTCAGCATTAGCTGCAATGGCTGCTTTGCTCAACACGAAAATGCCCAACTATGAAGTCGAAGAAGGCGAAGTGAAATTAAAGTCGGGATACACTCCACTTCCATTGAAAAAGCGCCCCATAACCGTCACGTTCGCTAAGATAAACGACAAACTAATCGTTGACCCTTGCCTCGAAGAAGAACAAGTAATGGATTCTAGGCTTTCAATAGCAATCGACGACGACGGAAACATCTGCGCATTACAGAAAGGCGGCAGTGGATATTTCACACAAGAACAAGTTTTCGAAGCCGCCAAAATAGCTAAAGAAAAAGCTGAAGAAATGCGTAAAAAACTGAAATGGTGA
- a CDS encoding exosome complex exonuclease Rrp41, giving the protein MSQKTEKLIDKKGLRLDGRKPDELRPIKIEVGILSNADGSAYIEQGKNKILAAVFGPKELHPKHLALQDRMVLRCRYHMAPFSVQERKSPAPSRREIELSKVIRESLEPAIFLEYYPRTGIDIFVEVLQADGGTRCASITAASLALADAGIPMRDLVAACAAGKADDTIVLDLMDTEDKIGTADVPVALMPNLNAITLLQMDGILTLEEFEKAVNMAIEGCKKIYTLQKEALKLKYVSVKEEAEE; this is encoded by the coding sequence ATGAGTCAGAAAACTGAAAAGTTAATTGATAAAAAAGGTTTAAGACTGGACGGAAGAAAACCAGACGAGTTAAGACCGATAAAAATTGAAGTAGGAATTTTGTCAAACGCTGACGGTTCAGCATACATTGAACAAGGAAAAAATAAAATTTTAGCCGCAGTGTTCGGTCCGAAAGAATTACACCCGAAACATTTGGCACTTCAAGACCGAATGGTTTTAAGATGCCGCTACCACATGGCACCCTTCTCAGTTCAAGAACGCAAATCACCTGCACCATCAAGAAGAGAAATTGAACTTTCAAAAGTCATAAGAGAATCACTGGAACCAGCAATTTTTCTCGAATACTACCCAAGAACAGGCATAGACATCTTCGTGGAAGTTTTGCAAGCAGATGGCGGCACAAGATGTGCAAGCATAACCGCTGCATCTTTAGCTTTAGCAGATGCAGGCATTCCAATGCGCGATTTGGTCGCTGCATGCGCTGCTGGAAAGGCTGATGATACCATAGTATTGGATTTGATGGATACAGAAGATAAAATAGGGACAGCAGATGTGCCAGTCGCTTTAATGCCAAATTTAAACGCTATAACGCTTCTGCAGATGGATGGAATACTAACCTTGGAAGAGTTCGAGAAAGCTGTGAATATGGCAATTGAAGGGTGCAAAAAAATCTACACGTTACAAAAAGAAGCTTTGAAACTTAAATATGTAAGCGTCAAAGAGGAGGCTGAAGAGTAA